A stretch of Myceligenerans xiligouense DNA encodes these proteins:
- the amiA gene encoding streptamidine family RiPP, producing MENTTTELVSEIQDTEHLAHNSADHSNALVENPFED from the coding sequence ATGGAGAACACCACCACGGAGCTCGTCAGCGAGATCCAGGACACCGAGCACCTGGCGCACAACTCGGCCGACCACTCGAACGCGCTCGTCGAGAACCCGTTCGAGGACTGA
- a CDS encoding YcaO-like family protein has protein sequence MSTQAAPLDVERLVDPMTGMIRRVKEVLRPDRAPYRYTSLTAEVSDARRLGDWPADRVSLGTTFGDPAGARIAAIAEAAERYCGNFIPDELDPREYRTGTADELRAAGLTVVGGDELPRWDRGQLDRPGFPYTGFADDTPTLWSRCVEQTAGGYDAGGREVWMPHSLIGLNWRRRRFTHLPRIHHLNYAGIATGQGSADAHDRGLLELTERDALEVWWHHGGPASGIDLDSVPGLAEDLAGTPLEVHVVRMPTELAPAMGALVHDPDTGVYAAGFSAATDPVRAVRKAVLEAVHTWIYTLGCVDADGWVFQAVDAGLMAPGLYLEHRADRRYLDSAGEQFRHVRDLGAHVQVWLDERVHPLAARFTEPELGTIPVTDVEPVTPGEVRRALLDAGHRIITRDLTTRDVAQTSLRVVRTFATGLVPNAPAAFRYLGMPRFADAARSRGWTPADPADPLALCPPPHM, from the coding sequence ATGAGCACGCAGGCCGCACCACTCGACGTCGAACGCCTCGTGGACCCGATGACCGGCATGATCCGGCGGGTCAAGGAGGTGCTGCGCCCGGATCGCGCCCCGTACCGGTACACGTCGCTCACCGCCGAGGTGTCCGACGCCCGCCGCCTGGGCGACTGGCCGGCCGACCGCGTCTCGCTCGGCACGACGTTCGGCGACCCGGCCGGCGCCCGCATCGCCGCCATCGCCGAGGCCGCCGAACGGTACTGCGGCAACTTCATCCCCGACGAGCTGGACCCGCGCGAGTACCGCACCGGCACCGCGGACGAGCTCCGGGCCGCGGGGCTCACCGTGGTCGGCGGTGACGAGCTGCCCCGCTGGGACCGCGGCCAGCTGGACCGGCCCGGGTTCCCCTACACCGGCTTCGCCGACGACACCCCCACCCTCTGGTCCCGCTGCGTCGAGCAGACCGCCGGCGGGTACGACGCCGGCGGCCGCGAGGTGTGGATGCCGCACTCGCTGATCGGGCTGAACTGGCGCCGGCGGCGCTTCACGCACCTGCCGCGGATCCACCACCTCAACTACGCGGGCATCGCCACCGGCCAGGGCTCCGCCGACGCGCACGACCGGGGCCTGCTGGAGCTCACCGAGCGGGACGCGCTGGAGGTGTGGTGGCACCACGGCGGCCCGGCGTCGGGCATCGACCTGGACTCCGTGCCCGGGCTCGCCGAGGATCTGGCGGGCACCCCGCTGGAGGTGCACGTGGTGCGCATGCCGACCGAGCTGGCGCCGGCCATGGGCGCCCTCGTGCACGACCCGGACACCGGCGTGTACGCGGCCGGGTTCTCCGCCGCCACCGACCCGGTCCGGGCGGTGCGCAAGGCGGTGCTCGAAGCGGTGCACACCTGGATCTACACCCTGGGCTGCGTGGACGCCGACGGCTGGGTGTTCCAGGCGGTCGACGCCGGACTCATGGCGCCAGGCCTCTACCTGGAGCACCGCGCCGACCGCCGGTACCTGGACTCGGCGGGCGAGCAGTTCCGGCACGTCCGGGACCTCGGGGCGCACGTGCAGGTGTGGCTCGACGAGCGGGTGCACCCGCTGGCCGCCCGGTTCACCGAGCCGGAGCTGGGCACGATCCCGGTGACCGACGTCGAACCCGTCACGCCGGGCGAGGTGCGCCGCGCGCTGCTGGACGCCGGGCACCGGATCATCACCCGCGACCTGACCACCCGGGACGTGGCGCAGACCAGCCTGCGCGTGGTGCGAACCTTCGCCACCGGCCTCGTCCCCAACGCGCCGGCCGCGTTCCGCTACCTCGGCATGCCGCGGTTCGCCGACGCGGCCCGGTCCCGGGGCTGGACGCCGGCCGACCCCGCGGACCCCCTGGCCCTCTGCCCACCACCCCACATGTGA
- a CDS encoding ABC transporter ATP-binding protein/permease: protein MMISPLLLRVAARERNASALTVGLQVAATATFLPQAWFLAAGLTAMVSGDTATLLRSAGAILGLVLVRGLLTWSQARAAARLGSAVRVRLRDEALTGALVPSALHDARRRDGALRATLVDGVDGVDTYVTRYLPAVAQVLILIPLVVALLFAVHPVAAAAAGLAAVVAVLAPLLWRKVLVRRSSTHWDTYEGLGSDLLESLRGMTTLRVLGETGVARARITERSDALHRATVRVMRTSLFDTAIIDLAVQGGTLAAVVLATTDALASGDRPATAYLVLLLSGEVFRPVRDLARAWHAGYLGTSAAPALAALGAGVPPGPHPGGGSGGGEPSAAGAGSAARTGTGSASAAGDASSAGASGDSRGGRTGSRATADLVIEGVTFGYPGAGRAVLRDVHATFPVGTVTAVVGPSGAGKSTLLDLVLGHLAPGTGRVHRGGLPVGADDVALVAQRPVLFEGSLRENLTVGRPAATDAEIRDACAAAGVLDEVLALPDGLDTRVATAGSTLSGGQRQRIALARAILSERPVLLADEPTSALDPAAARTVTRTLARLGADRVVVVVAHRPESLDGVSRVLELHDGALRPAPDSPGTDVARRNPAPVGETAATAAPLSPGSHA from the coding sequence ATGATGATCTCCCCGCTGCTGCTGCGCGTCGCGGCCCGGGAGCGGAACGCCTCCGCGCTGACCGTCGGACTGCAGGTGGCGGCGACGGCGACGTTCCTGCCACAGGCGTGGTTCCTGGCGGCCGGGCTCACGGCGATGGTCTCCGGCGACACCGCCACGCTGCTGCGGTCGGCCGGGGCGATCCTCGGACTCGTCCTGGTGCGCGGGCTGCTGACCTGGTCCCAGGCGCGGGCGGCGGCCCGGCTGGGTTCGGCCGTGCGCGTGCGCCTGCGCGACGAGGCCCTGACGGGGGCCCTCGTCCCGTCCGCCCTGCACGACGCCCGCCGCCGGGACGGGGCGCTGCGGGCCACGCTCGTCGACGGCGTGGACGGCGTGGACACGTACGTGACGCGCTACCTGCCGGCCGTCGCCCAGGTGCTGATCCTGATCCCGCTGGTGGTGGCGCTGCTGTTCGCCGTGCACCCGGTGGCGGCGGCCGCCGCGGGGCTCGCGGCGGTGGTGGCCGTGCTCGCGCCGCTGCTGTGGCGCAAGGTGCTGGTCCGGCGGTCGAGCACGCACTGGGACACCTACGAGGGTCTGGGCTCCGACCTGCTGGAATCGCTGCGGGGCATGACCACGCTGCGCGTGCTGGGCGAGACGGGCGTGGCCCGGGCGCGGATCACCGAGCGCTCCGACGCGCTGCATCGCGCGACGGTGAGGGTGATGCGCACGTCGCTGTTCGACACCGCGATCATCGACCTGGCCGTGCAGGGCGGGACCCTGGCGGCGGTGGTGCTGGCCACCACCGACGCGCTGGCGTCCGGGGACCGCCCGGCCACGGCGTACCTGGTGCTGCTCCTGTCCGGCGAGGTGTTCCGGCCCGTCCGCGACCTGGCGCGGGCCTGGCACGCGGGCTATCTCGGCACGTCGGCCGCCCCCGCCCTGGCCGCCCTGGGCGCGGGCGTACCGCCCGGGCCCCACCCGGGTGGCGGGAGCGGCGGGGGCGAACCGTCCGCGGCAGGTGCGGGATCGGCGGCGCGGACGGGCACCGGCTCGGCCTCGGCGGCCGGCGATGCCTCGTCCGCAGGAGCGTCCGGCGACTCGCGTGGCGGCCGGACGGGCTCGCGGGCCACGGCCGATCTCGTGATCGAGGGCGTCACGTTCGGCTACCCGGGTGCGGGACGGGCGGTCCTGCGGGACGTGCACGCCACGTTCCCGGTCGGGACCGTGACCGCGGTGGTCGGGCCGAGCGGGGCCGGGAAGTCGACGCTGCTCGACCTGGTCCTCGGGCACCTGGCACCTGGTACCGGGCGGGTGCACCGCGGCGGCCTGCCCGTGGGGGCCGACGACGTCGCCCTGGTGGCCCAGCGTCCCGTGCTGTTCGAGGGTTCCCTGCGCGAGAACCTCACCGTGGGCCGCCCCGCGGCGACCGACGCCGAGATCCGCGATGCCTGCGCCGCCGCCGGCGTCCTCGACGAGGTCCTGGCCCTGCCGGACGGCCTGGACACGCGCGTCGCCACGGCGGGCTCGACCCTGTCGGGCGGGCAGCGCCAGCGGATCGCACTGGCCCGGGCGATCCTGTCCGAGCGGCCCGTCCTGCTCGCCGACGAGCCCACCAGCGCCCTCGACCCCGCCGCCGCCCGGACCGTCACCCGCACCCTGGCGCGGCTCGGCGCGGATCGGGTGGTCGTGGTGGTCGCCCACCGGCCGGAGTCGCTGGACGGCGTCAGCCGCGTCCTCGAGCTGCACGACGGCGCGCTGCGTCCCGCGCCGGACTCCCCAGGAACTGACGTCGCCCGGCGGAACCCGGCCCCCGTGGGCGAGACCGCCGCGACCGCCGCCCCACTCTCCCCAGGGAGCCACGCATGA
- a CDS encoding pyridoxal phosphate-dependent aminotransferase codes for MRPITQSNKLRDVRYDVRGPILVEAERLEAEGHQVLKLNIGNPAPFGFEAPDVVVDGLRQHLREAEGYSDSRGILPAREAVAAYYTGRGLDMTPVDVFIGSGVSEMISLVLQALVDDGDEVLIPAPDYPLWTGAVTLTGGTPVHYACDESAGWSPDLADLESRITPRTKALVVINPNNPTGAVYPAETVRALADIARRHGLVLLSDEIYEKILFDGASHHHTATFAGDDVLCLTFSGLSKAYRVAGFRSGWVAITGPRQLATDFLEGLTLLANMRMCANVPAQYAIPAALGGDPSVVDELLLPGGRLLEQRDTAVRLLNEIPGVRTVAPQGALYCFPRLDPEVYAVDDDEKLVLELLREKHILVTHGTGFNWPDPDHFRLVMLPAVDVLEDAIGRIADFLETKRA; via the coding sequence AAGCTGAACATCGGCAATCCCGCGCCGTTCGGTTTCGAGGCGCCGGACGTCGTCGTCGACGGCCTGCGGCAGCACCTGCGGGAGGCGGAGGGCTACTCCGACTCGCGGGGCATCCTTCCGGCGCGCGAGGCCGTGGCCGCCTACTACACGGGCCGCGGGCTGGACATGACCCCCGTCGACGTGTTCATCGGCAGCGGTGTCTCCGAGATGATCTCGCTCGTGCTGCAGGCGCTCGTGGACGACGGCGACGAGGTGCTCATCCCGGCGCCGGACTACCCCCTGTGGACCGGCGCCGTCACGCTCACCGGCGGCACACCGGTGCACTACGCGTGCGACGAGTCCGCCGGCTGGTCGCCCGACCTGGCCGACCTCGAGTCCAGGATCACGCCCCGCACCAAGGCGCTCGTGGTGATCAACCCGAACAACCCCACCGGCGCGGTGTACCCGGCCGAGACGGTGCGGGCCCTGGCGGACATCGCGCGGCGGCACGGGCTCGTGCTCCTGAGCGACGAGATCTACGAGAAGATCCTGTTCGACGGCGCCAGCCACCACCACACCGCCACCTTCGCGGGTGACGACGTGCTGTGCCTGACCTTCTCCGGGCTGTCCAAGGCCTACCGCGTGGCCGGGTTCCGTTCCGGCTGGGTGGCGATCACCGGCCCGCGGCAGCTCGCCACGGACTTCCTCGAGGGTCTCACTCTCCTGGCGAACATGCGCATGTGCGCCAACGTCCCCGCGCAGTACGCGATCCCCGCGGCGCTGGGCGGCGACCCGTCCGTCGTCGACGAGCTCCTCCTGCCGGGTGGCCGGCTGCTCGAACAGCGCGACACGGCCGTCCGCCTGCTCAACGAGATCCCGGGGGTGCGCACCGTCGCCCCGCAGGGCGCGCTGTACTGCTTCCCGCGCCTGGACCCCGAGGTCTATGCCGTGGACGACGACGAGAAGCTGGTGCTGGAGCTCCTCCGGGAGAAGCACATCCTGGTGACCCACGGGACGGGCTTCAACTGGCCCGATCCCGACCACTTCCGCCTGGTCATGCTGCCGGCTGTCGACGTCCTGGAAGACGCGATCGGCCGCATAGCGGACTTCCTGGAGACGAAGCGGGCCTGA
- a CDS encoding ATP-binding cassette domain-containing protein — protein sequence MSPRPLAALFTELRREYRAIALTTAVVTASLLALGTLVVLPAFALGRAVVLGEAPAPGFWAAMTGLVLLRALLTWSEMDLSHAVAYRVLARLRIALFDRYAVALPSRRRENTGDAAATALTDTEKLEFFYAHTVAQLFAAAVVCLTGLTLLTVAYPPLALVALACLAGVAGTAVLGRRRLHGLGRLATAQTGALSAHVVDVLGGLREVLGYGLAPRVRADVAARGADAARTAGRIETTQRLLGALRETGVTVAVVAVLTVAAFGGVPPEHLAGLVTMALATIAAAADAATTLTQLRPVEASASRVRDELTRPAVVVPAARPRPLPDGPLGLAFREVTFGYGEAAVLDRFSLDVAPGERVGVRGPSGAGKSTLVALAGRLWDPDSGVVALTAGGGSALGPGGGAGGGAGGRTGGGAGGRTSGGSGEVSLTELADTELRRAVGVVEQDGRLFSGSVSENLLRGTDANEAELVRVLGALGLGDDVGPGDHVGEGGLRLSGGQQSRLRLARAVLRRPRVLVVDEPTADLDAGSADRVHRLLASLTCTLLVVSHQEATLAGMDRVIDLNRTLTPARTR from the coding sequence ATGAGCCCTCGCCCCCTCGCCGCCCTGTTCACCGAGCTGCGCCGCGAGTACCGCGCCATCGCCCTGACCACGGCGGTGGTGACGGCCAGCCTGCTCGCGCTGGGCACGCTCGTCGTGCTGCCCGCGTTCGCCCTGGGCCGCGCCGTCGTGCTCGGCGAGGCGCCCGCCCCCGGGTTCTGGGCCGCCATGACCGGACTCGTCCTGCTCCGCGCGCTGCTCACGTGGTCCGAGATGGACCTGTCCCACGCGGTCGCGTACCGGGTGCTGGCACGCCTGCGCATCGCGCTGTTCGACCGGTACGCCGTCGCCCTGCCGTCCCGCCGCCGCGAGAACACCGGCGACGCGGCGGCCACCGCGCTCACCGACACCGAGAAGCTCGAGTTCTTCTACGCGCACACTGTGGCGCAGCTCTTCGCCGCGGCCGTCGTCTGCCTGACCGGCCTCACCCTGCTGACCGTCGCGTACCCGCCGCTCGCCCTGGTGGCGCTGGCCTGCCTGGCCGGCGTCGCGGGCACGGCGGTGCTCGGCCGGCGCCGGCTCCACGGCCTGGGCAGGCTCGCCACCGCGCAGACCGGCGCGCTGTCGGCGCACGTCGTGGACGTCCTGGGCGGCCTGCGGGAGGTACTCGGGTACGGCCTGGCACCCCGCGTCCGCGCCGACGTCGCCGCCCGGGGCGCCGACGCCGCCCGCACCGCGGGGCGCATCGAGACCACCCAGCGTCTTCTGGGCGCGCTGCGCGAGACGGGGGTGACCGTGGCGGTCGTCGCCGTGCTCACCGTCGCCGCGTTCGGCGGCGTGCCTCCCGAGCATCTGGCGGGGCTGGTCACCATGGCTCTCGCCACCATCGCCGCCGCGGCCGACGCCGCCACCACACTCACGCAGCTGCGCCCGGTCGAGGCCAGTGCGTCTCGCGTGCGCGACGAGCTCACCCGGCCCGCCGTCGTCGTCCCCGCCGCGCGGCCCCGGCCGCTGCCGGACGGACCGCTCGGGCTGGCGTTCCGCGAGGTGACCTTCGGGTACGGGGAGGCCGCCGTCCTGGACCGGTTCTCCCTGGACGTCGCCCCTGGCGAGCGGGTCGGGGTGCGGGGGCCGTCCGGGGCCGGGAAGTCGACACTCGTGGCGCTGGCCGGGCGGCTGTGGGATCCGGACTCCGGCGTGGTCGCGCTGACCGCGGGCGGAGGCTCGGCGCTCGGTCCCGGCGGCGGGGCCGGTGGCGGGGCCGGTGGCAGGACCGGCGGCGGGGCTGGAGGCAGGACCAGTGGCGGGTCCGGCGAGGTCTCGCTGACCGAGCTGGCGGACACCGAGCTGCGCCGCGCGGTCGGGGTCGTCGAGCAGGACGGACGGCTCTTCTCCGGGAGCGTCTCCGAGAACCTGCTGCGCGGCACCGACGCGAACGAGGCCGAACTCGTGCGGGTGCTCGGAGCGCTCGGGCTGGGGGACGACGTCGGGCCCGGTGACCACGTGGGCGAGGGCGGTCTGCGGCTGTCGGGCGGACAGCAGTCCAGGCTCCGGCTGGCTCGCGCCGTGCTGCGGCGCCCCCGGGTGCTGGTCGTGGACGAGCCGACCGCCGATCTCGACGCCGGCAGCGCCGACCGCGTGCACCGGCTGCTCGCATCGCTGACCTGCACCCTCCTGGTGGTCTCCCACCAGGAGGCCACCCTGGCCGGAATGGACCGCGTGATCGACCTGAACCGGACACTGACACCCGCCCGAACCCGATAA
- a CDS encoding CocE/NonD family hydrolase translates to MTATGIPHRRHVVLADGARLVGDLFPATGDRRGVAVVRTPYDARRHHPLAASLARQGYDCLVQDVRGRHRSDGAWTPYDVEGADGAATLADLREAGFDGPAVLYGASYAAHAALETARVAGPSLGVGAVVALVPALGLHETAYSGTGRPQYRDRIGWWARHGFGRSDDPPLSPDRLDRAAEVAHRESPVAAAAWLGWSDLPRRRAWHRLWETGPLDLAGRYGAVGVPLLVVTGDRDPFDHHARALAAAWGARYGPRAALLAGPWGHDLGIGTRDPRLRAAFDAAGTPGRRIAAWLAGTAGPEPGTTETLDTATRRWTPDTPGAAAVPLEGGR, encoded by the coding sequence ATGACAGCCACCGGAATCCCGCACCGCCGGCACGTCGTCCTGGCCGACGGCGCCAGACTGGTCGGCGACCTGTTCCCCGCCACCGGGGACCGCCGGGGCGTCGCCGTCGTCCGCACCCCCTACGACGCGCGGCGACACCACCCGCTCGCCGCCTCGCTGGCCCGGCAGGGATACGACTGCCTCGTCCAGGACGTGCGCGGACGCCACCGCTCGGACGGAGCGTGGACGCCGTACGACGTCGAGGGCGCCGACGGCGCGGCCACGCTGGCCGACCTGCGCGAAGCCGGGTTCGACGGCCCGGCCGTGCTCTACGGGGCCAGCTACGCAGCCCACGCCGCGCTCGAGACCGCGCGGGTCGCGGGCCCGTCGCTCGGTGTGGGCGCCGTCGTCGCCCTCGTGCCCGCGCTCGGCCTGCACGAGACGGCGTACTCCGGCACGGGCCGCCCGCAGTACCGGGACCGGATCGGCTGGTGGGCGCGGCACGGATTCGGCAGGTCGGACGACCCACCGCTGTCCCCGGACCGGCTGGACCGCGCCGCGGAGGTCGCCCACCGGGAGAGCCCGGTCGCCGCCGCCGCCTGGCTCGGGTGGAGCGACCTTCCGCGCCGTCGGGCCTGGCACCGGCTGTGGGAGACCGGGCCGCTGGACCTCGCCGGCCGGTACGGCGCCGTCGGGGTGCCGCTGCTCGTCGTCACCGGCGACCGCGACCCGTTCGACCACCACGCCCGCGCGCTCGCCGCCGCCTGGGGTGCGCGGTACGGGCCCCGGGCCGCGCTGCTGGCCGGCCCGTGGGGGCACGACCTGGGCATCGGGACGCGGGACCCGCGGCTCCGCGCCGCGTTCGACGCCGCGGGAACCCCGGGCCGCCGGATCGCCGCCTGGCTGGCGGGGACGGCCGGCCCGGAACCCGGCACCACCGAGACCCTCGACACCGCCACCCGGCGCTGGACGCCGGACACTCCCGGCGCCGCTGCGGTGCCCCTGGAAGGAGGACGATGA
- the leuA gene encoding 2-isopropylmalate synthase, giving the protein MNTSTESTTAPATTHGDPVYGTAGGLIEANPQQPSGMRVSKYRPFHEQFTVDLPDRTWPTKRIEQAPRWCAVDLRDGNQALIEPMDAERKLRMFDLLVKMGYKEIEVGFPSASQTDFDFVRRLIEEDRIPDDVVIQVLTQARGHLIERTYDSIRGAKQAIVHLYNSTSVLQRDVVFRTDQDGIVDIALDGAKLCRKLEESLPETRIYYEYSPESYTGTELEFAVRICNEVLEVFEPTPERKVIINLPATVEMATPNVYADSIEWMCRHLNHRENVIVSLHPHNDRGTAVAAAELGYLAGADRIEGCLFGNGERTGNVDLVTLGMNLFAQGIDPQIDFSDIDAIRRTVEHCNQLAVPERTPYVGDLVFTAFSGSHQDAIKKGFEHMSGQAEAAGVTVDELPWGVPYLPIDPRDVGRSYEAVIRVNSQSGKGGVAYLLKHDHGLDLPRRLQIEFSGAVQRVTDTGGHEVSGDDIWRIFTDEYLPIEEGSAGAVESGLRPWGRLKLEHTRVTGAEGGTATMEVDVVDRGEKQTLTGSGNGPIDAFVDAISRVGVQVSVLDYTEHALSEGGDATAAAYVECQVGDDVLWGVGIDPSITTASLKAIVSAVNRAERTAA; this is encoded by the coding sequence ATGAACACGAGCACGGAGAGCACGACCGCCCCTGCCACGACGCACGGTGACCCCGTGTACGGCACCGCCGGCGGACTCATCGAGGCCAACCCGCAGCAGCCGTCCGGCATGCGGGTGAGCAAGTACCGGCCGTTCCACGAGCAGTTCACCGTCGACCTGCCCGACCGGACCTGGCCCACCAAGCGCATCGAGCAGGCGCCGCGCTGGTGCGCGGTCGACCTGAGGGACGGCAACCAGGCCCTCATCGAGCCGATGGACGCCGAGCGCAAGCTGCGGATGTTCGACCTGCTCGTGAAGATGGGCTACAAGGAGATCGAGGTCGGGTTCCCCTCCGCGAGCCAGACCGACTTCGACTTCGTCCGCCGGCTCATCGAGGAGGACCGGATCCCGGACGACGTCGTCATCCAGGTCCTCACGCAGGCGCGCGGCCACCTGATCGAGCGCACCTACGACTCGATCCGCGGCGCGAAGCAGGCGATCGTCCACCTGTACAACTCGACGTCGGTGCTGCAGCGCGACGTGGTGTTCCGTACCGACCAGGACGGCATCGTCGACATCGCGCTCGACGGCGCGAAGCTGTGCCGCAAGCTCGAGGAGAGCCTGCCGGAGACCAGGATCTACTACGAGTACTCGCCGGAGTCGTACACCGGCACCGAGCTCGAGTTCGCGGTCCGCATCTGCAACGAGGTGCTCGAGGTCTTCGAGCCCACCCCGGAGCGCAAGGTCATCATCAACCTGCCCGCCACCGTCGAGATGGCCACGCCCAACGTGTACGCCGACTCGATCGAGTGGATGTGCCGGCACCTGAACCACCGCGAGAACGTCATCGTGTCGCTGCACCCGCACAACGACCGGGGCACGGCGGTGGCCGCGGCCGAGCTCGGCTACCTCGCGGGCGCCGACCGCATCGAGGGCTGCCTGTTCGGCAACGGCGAGCGCACCGGCAACGTGGACCTCGTCACGCTGGGCATGAACCTGTTCGCGCAGGGCATCGACCCGCAGATCGACTTCTCCGACATCGACGCGATCCGCCGCACCGTCGAGCACTGCAACCAGCTCGCCGTCCCCGAGCGCACCCCGTACGTGGGCGACCTGGTGTTCACCGCGTTCTCCGGCTCGCACCAGGACGCGATCAAGAAGGGCTTCGAGCACATGTCCGGCCAGGCGGAGGCCGCCGGCGTGACCGTCGACGAGCTGCCGTGGGGCGTGCCGTACCTGCCGATCGACCCGCGCGACGTCGGCCGCTCCTACGAGGCGGTCATCCGGGTGAACAGCCAGTCCGGCAAGGGCGGGGTCGCCTACCTGCTCAAGCACGACCACGGCCTGGACCTGCCGCGCCGACTGCAGATCGAGTTCTCCGGCGCCGTGCAGCGGGTCACCGACACGGGGGGCCACGAGGTCAGCGGCGACGACATCTGGCGCATCTTCACCGACGAGTACCTGCCGATCGAGGAGGGCTCGGCCGGTGCCGTCGAGTCGGGCCTGCGGCCGTGGGGGCGTCTCAAGCTGGAGCACACGCGCGTCACGGGCGCCGAGGGCGGGACGGCCACCATGGAGGTCGACGTCGTCGACCGCGGGGAGAAGCAGACCCTGACCGGGTCCGGCAACGGCCCGATCGACGCGTTCGTCGACGCGATCTCGCGCGTCGGGGTGCAGGTCAGCGTGCTCGACTACACCGAGCACGCGCTCTCCGAGGGCGGCGACGCGACGGCGGCCGCGTACGTCGAGTGCCAGGTGGGCGACGACGTGCTGTGGGGCGTGGGCATCGACCCGTCGATCACCACGGCGTCCCTGAAGGCGATCGTCTCGGCGGTCAACCGCGCGGAGCGCACCGCGGCCTGA